In Papaver somniferum cultivar HN1 chromosome 1, ASM357369v1, whole genome shotgun sequence, a genomic segment contains:
- the LOC113297152 gene encoding probable 1-deoxy-D-xylulose-5-phosphate synthase 2, chloroplastic: MSVSGFLLTKPPDIYTTTTNSFILSPFPKLTSTRKYLLNVKASSSPSPINNPNGGSDEAKFMIRKEIERNWKIDFNGEKPTTPLLDTINYPIHMKNLSTQDLEQLSAELRAEVVHNVSQTGGHLSSSLGVVELTVALHHVFNTPEDKIIWDVGHQTYPHKILTGRRSRMHTLRQTSGLAPFPKRDESIHDAFGVGHSSTSISAGLGMAVARDLLGKSNHVISVIGDGAITAGQAYEAMNNSGYLDANLIVVLNDNSQVSLPTATLDGPAKPVGALSSTLAKVQASKKFRKLREAAKSITKSIGGQAHGVASKIDEYARGMLSDSKLSLFEELGLYYIGPVDGHNVEDLVTIFENVKSMPTPGPVLIHILTEKGKGYPPAETAADKMHGVVKFDARTGKQFKTKSATLSYTQYFAESLIKEAEVDNKIVAIHAAMGGGTGLNYFQKRFPDRCFDVGIAEQHAVTFAAGLATEGLKPFCAIYSTFLQRGFDQVVHDVDLQKLPVRFALDRAGLVGDDGPTHCGAFDITYMACLPNMVVMAPSDEAELMHMVATAAAIDDRPSCFRFPRGNGIGAAVLPNNKGTPLGIGKGRILMEGSKVAILGFGSVVQQCIEAADMLKSRDVYVTVADARFCKPLDTELIRSLANEHEILITVEEGCIGGFGSHVTHFLSLNGLLDGSLKLRAMVLPDRYIDHGSPQDQLEDAGLSSRHISATVLSLLGRPKEAFQYK, from the exons ATGTCAGTTTCTGGGTTTCTCTTGACAAAACCACCAGACAtctacaccaccaccaccaactcattCATATTGTCTCCATTTCCAAAGCTCACTTCCACCAGAAAATATCTG TTGAATGTAAAAGCTTCTTCTTCGCCATCTCCTATCAACAACCCAAATGGTGGCAGTGATGAAGCAAAATTTATGATAAGGAAAGAAATAGAAAGAAATTGGAAGATTGATTTTAATGGAGAAAAACCAACTACCCCATTACTTGATACAATCAATTACCCAATTCACATGAAGAATCTTTCTACACAG GATCTTGAACAGTTATCAGCGGAGCTTAGAGCAGAAGTTGTCCACAATGTATCGCAAACCGGTGGACATCTCAGTTCAAGTCTAGGTGTGGTGGAACTAACAGTTGCGCTGCATCATGTGTTCAACACCCCTGAAGACAAGATCATTTGGGACGTTGGTCATCAG ACTTACCCACATAAGATTTTGACTGGGAGAAGGTCTAGGATGCATACACTTAGACAAACATCGGGTCTTGCACCATTTCCTAAGAGGGATGAGAGCATACATGATGCATTTGGTGTAGGACATAGCTCCACAAGCATTTCAGCTGGTCTTG GAATGGCAGTTGCTAGGGATCTTTTAGGAAAGAGCAACCATGTCATCTCCGTGATTGGAGATGGAGCTATAACTGCTGGACAAGCCTATGAAGCCATGAACAACTCAGGGTATCTTGATGCTAATCTAATTGTTGTGTTAAATGACAATAGTCAAGTGTCCCTACCAACCGCCACACTTGATGGTCCTGCAAAACCGGTCGGAGCACTCAGTAGTACTCTAGCCAAGGTCCAAGCAAGCAAAAAGTTCCGCAAGCTTCGCGAAGCTGCAAAG AGCATCACAAAGAGTATTGGAGGGCAAGCACACGGAGTAGCTTCCAAGATCGATGAATATGCAAGAGGGATGTTGAGTGATTCTAAGCTCTCTCTCTTTGAGGAGCTTGGGTTGTACTATATAGGTCCGGTTGACGGGCATAATGTTGAAGACTTGGTTACAATTTTTGAAAATGTAAAATCCATGCCAACACCTGGTCCTGTTTTGATACACATCTTGACGGAAAAAGGGAAGGGATATCCCCCGGCAGAAACTGCTGCTGATAAAATGCATG GGGTTGTAAAATTTGATGCAAGAACAGGAAAGCAGTTCAAGACAAAGTCAGCTACCCTTAGTTACACCCAATACTTTGCAGAATCACTTATAAAAGAAGCAGAAGTAGATAACAAGATTGTAGCCATTCATGCTGCTATGGGTGGTGGAACTGGCCTTAACTACTTTCAGAAGAGATTTCCTGATCGTTGTTTCGACGTGGGAATTGCTGAGCAACATGCTGTGACATTCGCAGCTGGTCTAGCCACAGAGGGTCTCAAGCCATTCTGTGCCATATACTCAACATTCCTACAACGAGGTTTTGATCAG GTAGTACACGACGTCGATCTTCAGAAACTACCAGTTCGTTTTGCACTGGATAGAGCAGGTTTAGTTGGGGATGATGGTCCTACTCATTGTGGTGCATTTGATATTACATACATGGCTTGTTTGCCCAATATGGTGGTCATGGCTCCATCTGATGAAGCTGAGCTGATGCACATGGTTGCCACAGCAGCAGCCATTGATGATAGGCCGAGTTGTTTCAGGTTCCCAAGGGGTAATGGAATTGGAGCAGCTGTTCTCCCTAATAACAAGGGTACTCCACTTGGG ATTGGGAAGGGAAGAATTCTAATGGAAGGCAGCAAAGTGGCCATTCTCGGATTTGGTTCAGTTGTTCAACAATGTATTGAAGCTGCAGATATGCTCAAATCCCGAGATGTTTACGTGACTGTAGCTGATGCTCGGTTCTGCAAACCATTGGACACAGAGCTCATTAGATCATTAGCTAATGAGCATGAGATCCTAATTACAGTAGAAGAAGGCTGTATTGGAGGCTTTGGCTCACATGTAACTCACTTTCTAAGTTTAAATGGTCTACTAGATGGATCTCTAAAG TTAAGAGCAATGGTTCTTCCTGACAGATATATTGATCATGGATCACCTCAAGATCAGTTAGAGGACGCAGGACTTTCTTCCAGACATATTTCTGCAACAGTGTTGTCACTTTTGGGGAGACCCAAAGAAGCTTTCCAGTATAAGTGA
- the LOC113297161 gene encoding GATA transcription factor 28-like, with the protein MNPKPFQSFPVEDEFENEMKSPVEIGNDDDDDDDYEEEENEEGYEDDDESTDDDYEEQNTQANSRRKVESSTTTDTSNATVPLVSRHSELTISFEGELYVFHSVTYQKVQAVLLLLGARHEPIAAPSVETSFYQHDNDKGSGDDAQQHSNISGGTASVVRSQKKRKELCFEKKTRYNCRKEVAQRMHRKKGQFVSLRENHKESSAAASGWDNTQSFPQNNRNPPKIVRCKCQHCGVDETSTPAMRRGPAGPRSLCNACGLMWASKGTLRDLSKGRKNPSHDKNEQNSLAQTEVLSMESESAPSHSDDQGSPENLKPSPYKIASPAIPDKERIPDCGMVAQSLWGDLRALSSNFWDLQGTPNDLSRLSAMGVDLHSHLNEQLDASGSIIASYGQGL; encoded by the exons atgaaccccAAACCATTTCAATCCTTTCCAGTTGAAGATGAATTCGAGAATGAAATGAAATCACCTGTTGAGATCGGTAATGACGATGACGACGATGATGATTACGAAGAAGAGGAAAATGAAGAAGgttatgaagatgatgatgaatcaacggatgatgattatgaagagcaAAATACTCAAGCGAATTCAAGAAGGAAAGTAGAAAGTTCAACTACTACTGATACTAGTAATGCTACTGTTCCTTTGGTTTCTCGACATAGTGAGCTTACTATATCTTTTGAAGGAGAACTTTATGTTTTTCATTCCGTTACTTATCAAAAG GTGCAAGCAGTACTACTGCTTTTGGGAGCTCGTCATGAACCTATTGCTGCGCCTAGTGTTGAAACTTCTTTCTACCAGCACGACAACGACAAG GGTTCGGGTGATGATGCACAACAACACTCAAACATTTCAGGCGGAACTGCTTCAGTAGTTAGGTCTCAGAAGAAGCGGAAAGAGctatgttttgaaaagaaaactcgTTATAATTGTCGCAAAGAGGTGGCCCAGAG GATGCATCGAAAGAAAGGTCAGTTTGTGTCATTACGAGAGAACCATAAGGAGAGCTCAGCGGCTGCCTCAGGATGGGATAATACACAAAGCTTCCCTCAGAACAACAGAAATCCTCCTAAAATTGT TCGTTGCAAATGTCAACACTGTGGCGTTGATGAGACGTCAACTCCAGCAATGCGACGTGGGCCAGCTGGCCCAAGATCTTTGTGCAATGCTTGCGGATTAATGTGGGCAAGCAAG GGTACTCTGAGAGATCTCAGTAAAGGTCGAAAGAACCCTTCCCATGACAAAAACGAACAG AATTCTCTAGCTCAAACTGAAGTTTTAAGCATGGAGTCCGAGAGTGCCCCTTCACATTCAGACGACCAG GGAAGTCCAGAAAATCTGAAGCCTTCACCTTATAAGATTGCAAGTCCGGCTATTCCAGACAAAGAG AGGATTCCAGATTGCGGAATGGTAGCTCAAAGTTTATGGGGAGATTTAAGAGCTCTCTCATCTAATTTCTGGGACCTGCAGGGGACTCCCAACGATCTTTCTCGTCTTTCAGCCATGGGAGTTGATTTACATTCTCATCTGAATGAGCAG TTGGACGCCAGTGGCTCCATTATCGCGAGCTATGGCCAGGGGCTGTGA